AGGCCAAGTAGGACTGCCCGCTTACCTTGAATTTAACCGTCTCGTAATCTGTATTACTCGTCAGCTTTACCCTGTTCATTAATTGCTCCGCGCTATGCTGCGCGAACACAGGTGAAGCCTCCAAGCTGTATACCTGTCCGTTCCTTGCTATTACGATCAGTTGGGAGTTATTGTCCTGCACGCTGCTGAATGTTTGAGAAAAGAAATCTGATAGCTGCATGGATATTTCTAGAATCCCGTTATGCGCTCTGTTGTCCGCATATTTGAATTCCTGCAAATACGTCATAAAGGGCTCATTGGGCTGTGGTTCGGAAGGCACGCCGGTGAGGACGACGTCCTCCTGTATCTCCCACAACGGCAAACCGCTCCGCTTCACTACTTCATCATGCCAAGGCTTATCTTCAATACGCGATTCCTGTAGAATGACTGGCCAAATCTCATTCACGTAAAGGTTGTCCGTGAACAGCCGGACATTCGCAATTCGTGGATTGTTAAACAGAAAGTATTGAAAGTTATTGACTACGTCTTTCTTAATGTGAAGAACATGCGCCGCATCCTGAATTTGTTCAATTTGCAGATAATTGTTCATTTCCCGATTGGATAACGCAAGCTGACCGGTCCATTCCATCAGCTCCATATTATTCTCGATGTTTATCTTCTCGATGGCGAGCACATTCTCGTTGTTCTTCGTCAATTCTTCCATCGCCTTGGCGGACTCTTCATTTAGCGTATACCAGGAGAATAGAATAACAGGTATGAAGATGACGAACACAAATGACAGAATCAGTTTGACTTGAAGCGAAAGTTTTAACGTGAATGCACGTATCCCCATTAACCAGCGTATTGCCGCAAATCCCATCTCCAGTTTCACATCCTGCTGCTTCCTCTAAAAGATCTATTGCTTGAACGACGACTTCAGCTTCTCTATATTCCGTTCGTAGGCTGCTTGCCGGCTAGCTGCAATCTCTTCGTACTCGGGATCCTTGGTAATGGTGTTCAAGAATTCGGTAAACAGTTGATCGAATTCAGCATCCGACCCCGACATCAGCAGCTTCGGCAGCGTCTCGGCCCAGAGCCGCGTTTGTTCGCCTTCCGCGATACCTTCCTTCGTCGTCGGGTCTGGATCCAGACTGTCGAACTCGGCCATGCTGATCGTCTTGCCTCTCGTCCAATCGGCAATTTGTTTGGCAGGCTCAGCATCCATCCCCGTCATCCATGCTAGATTCATGTTTGTATCCATCAGCATCCAATACATATAAGAAGCGCCATATTTTTTATCGAACGCTTGGCGGTTGGTATTGAGCAGATTCATCGCCGCTGGCAAGAACTGATCCTTGCCGTCTATCGTGTCGTAGGTAACGCCCTTCTCTCCTAAGTACAGATCCTTGTTCCCCTCTTCGCTGAGCAAATAACTGAGGAAGGCCATTGCCCGCTTTTTATCCTTGACGTTCTTGGAGATGAGCGTCACCGTCCATCCGGAGATGCCGTTGCCTGCAAGCGTTGGCGCATCATGTGCGTCATTCGCAGGACCATCAATCGCGATATATACTTTATTGGGGTCCTTCTGGTATAACATTTGGTTAATCTCTGTAAAATCAGACCATTGATAAAGCATGGCAAAATAGCGGCCCTGCGATATTTTTTCATCCTTTTCCAGCCGCTTTTCGTCAATATAAACATCCGTCGGCATAAGCCCGTCCTCATTTGCTTGACGAAACACCTTCAACCATTTCAAATAGGTTGGATCGCTGCGACGATCATACAGCTTGCCGTTTTTCTGCTTCGGGATCGCTAGGAAATTCTGAAGATACTCGTCCAGCGAATAGTTTCCGGTTTCCGTAAATTCATGAAGGCCAATCGGAATGAGCGGCTGGCCGTCCACCTCAGGAAACTTCTCCTTCGCAGCCTTTAGCGCTCCGAGAAACCCTTCGGGCGTGCTCATATCCGGCTTGCCAAGCGCTTCATACAAGTCTTTCCTGACTACGAAGGTCTGATTAGAGGTGAAGAGCTGACCGTATTTTTGATAATCGGCAGGGGATGAGGATGCATTCGGGTAACCGTACACATTGCCGTTAGACTGTGTGTACCAACTAAGCTTTGCGGGATCTGCGACCTTAAAAAAATAAGGATCATATTCATCCGCTAGCTCATTTAATGGAAGCACCATATCTCCATTGATCATCTTCTGAACGGCATCCTCGTACCAGCCTAGCGTAATGAAATCAGGGAGCGATCTAGCCGACATCATCGTATTAAGCTTCTCGCCGGCGTCGCCGGCGGGCACGATAAAGTTCAAGCTGACGCCCGTCTTTTTCGTTATATAATCGGAAACGGCGTTTCCTCCCCACTTGCTGGTGAACCAATCAAAATTGATATACCAATCAAACGTAATCGGTGTCGTGTCCAGTTTCCAGGCAGGCTCATCCGTAGAAATCTTCTTATGAGAAGCATCTGCCTCCAGTGAATTGGCGTTCGAATTCGTAGGATCTTCAGCAATGCCATTGCCCGAATTGCCAGTGTTAACGGAACAAGCCGCTAACGCCCAACACATCATCAGAACTAGTAATACCATTGCTGATTTAAGCATCTTACCCATTCACTACTCTCCTTTGTCTACATAGCAATTAACTAATTTAGCTCATTATTGTAATATAATACCATAAATTAGTAGGGTGATGCTGTTCATCAGCCTCTATTTTAGAGCTAGTATAAAGGTTATTGCTGGCAAATGAAAGAGATTGCATTCCTATTCAGGGCTACTATTTTTCAGGCTTCGTCTATTCCAACGTCGAATAAGCGAGCACAACAAGGAAATATTTCTTCCTTGGCTCGCTTTGATTATATATGATTAATAATTCGCTTTATTTGATTATTGTTGAAAGAACTCAATACATTTCTGTACGGAAGGATTATTGTAATGATACTTTTTAAAAACAAGCTTTATCTCGCGAAGAGGCGTTGGACTTACAAGACGAATCATTTTCAATTCTTGTCCAGGGAAGCCTTCAATTATAGAGGCAGGTAAAATAGCTACCCCCATCTTTTGCAGTACCATGGAAAGAAGAATTTCCGTAGAGGTTGACTCAAACATGGATAGCAGGTTTTCGGAAATCTTAACACTGGATGCGTGAATATAATCGGTCAAACGCATATCCCCAACAAATAAGGAAGATTCTAAATCCTCCAGCTCATGAAAAGAAATACTGGTTCGATCCGCCCATGGATGATCCTTATAAACGATCAACGCTTGTTCTTCTTTATATAGATGCAGGATATGAATTTCTTTGTTTGGATTATAATGATCGGTAACGCCAATATCGATACTGTCATTCAATAATTGCTGTGTCGTATTCTCCGCACTGGCAAATTTCAATGTAATGTCAGGATGCTGATCATGAAATTCCCGAAAACGGGATGTTAATCTAAAAAAGTTCGTGGGCGAAATGCCTATCGAAAGTTTATTAACCCGAGCGTAACGCAACTCGTAGGTTTCTTTCTTTGATTCTTCAATGAGCCTCATGACGGAAAGAGCTTTTTCATATAAAATTTCCCCGTCAGCCGTAATCTTTACCCCTCTGCCAAATCTCTCAAACAAAGGCGCTCCAACTTCCAATTCCAAAAAACGAATCTGTTGACTTAAAGTAGGTTGAGAAATCAATAAAACATCCGCAGCCTTAGTAAAGCTGCCTTCTTTGCAAATTTGAATAAAACACTCTAATTGCCTGAACACAAAAGATTCACCTCATCCTCTCTTACATAGGAATCCATCTCTTGAATGAATAATCGCGCAGTGGATTTCATATTAGCGGATTTAAGGTATAACAGAGATATATCCCAATATGGAATATGCCCTTCCAATTTGACAATACGCAAAGAATCATCCCTTATACTTTCGAGCAAAGATGTTGGTATAAGAGCCGCTCCAAGTCCATGACGAATCCAATGTAGCAGTACCGAGGTGGAGGATGTTTCTATAATCGACTTCAATGTAAACCCGTAAGAGAAACAATACCTATCAATTAACGATTTGTTCTGTTCTCGGAACATGATCGAATTCATTTGCTTCAAGGATTGGAAAGGAATTGACGTTTGATCGGCCAAAGAATGATCGGAGTGAACCAATAGCGCCATTTCTTGTCTATACAAATGAGTCGAAATCACCGAATCGTCGGAAACCGGATAGGCCGTTATTCCAAAGTCTACTCTTTGCTCCATAACTTTTTTCTCGGCATTCTCTATATCCATAATTCTTAATAGAATATTCGGGTGCTTCTGGTGAAACTTCATGAAGAAAGGAGCTAGATATTCAAGCTCAGCAGGACAACAGCCAATAGCAATCGTTTCTCCGAATCTATCGTTGCGGCCATCTATTTCATTACGCGCTTCTTCAAGAAGATTCATAATAGCATTGCCCTTATTCAAAAGAATTTTTCCGGCTTCCGTTATTTCAACCCCTCTACTTACCCGATCGAACAATTGAATATTGTACTCACCCTCCAAAACCCGAATTTGCTGACTTAGCGTAGGCTGAGTCACGCCTAATTCTTCTTTCGCTTTTGTGAAGCTTCCTGATTTGCAAACCTGAATAAAGTATTCAAGCTGGCGCAATTCCACGGCGTATTCCTCCTTAGTCCATTCAGATTCGCTCCATGCATGGTTGCCTTCCGAGCTATCCTTCATTCATGTTTTTCAGCTCCAACCCCTCATTAAACATTATATGAAAGAACCAGTCCTGTAATATATCCGCTAGATTTCAGGTTAAGGTTGCTGGATTTTAGGGTTGGTCCCGCAAAAGAAAAAGCCACTCCGCAAGAGTGGCTTCCTTAATCTAGTTCATTCCAACCGTCTGCACCGCGGATGCAGACTCCCCCTGCTGCCGAGGCAGCTTGCGGCGTCGGATCCAGCGCGTCCCAACAAGAATGGCGCGGAACAGTTCATCTAGCAGCAGGCCAGCCAATACCCCCATAATGCCCATATCGAGCACTACGCCAAACACATAGGCCCCGCCTGTTGCGAAGATCCACATGCCCAGCATGCTGCTCATGGCCACAAACTTTGCTTCGCCAATCGCCGTTAGGGACTGGATGAAGGAATACGTCCATGTCCGCATCGGCTGCCAAATCATGCACCAGAAGAACAAAGGCAGCAGGATGCCGGTTATCTTTTGGTCCGACGTAAACCAGCCGATTGTTGTATGCCCAAAAGCATACAGCAGCACGGCCAGCGTAAAGGTTGGCACCATGCCGATCATGGCAGCGCGGTACGGAGCCCGGTAGACATCGTCATACTTTCTCCCGCCGTACAGCTGACCGCATTGAATCTGGACGGCCATTCCGATGGAATTGCCGATCAGCCAGGGCAGCTGCTGGATAATATTGAAGTAGGAGAATGCCGCCAGCTGCGCCGCCCCCATCGATGAGACGATTGCCAGCGTGACAATCTGCGAATACCCCCAGGACGCTGCATTTCCCAGGTTCGGCAGGCCAATGCCAACCATCTCCTTGAGCAGCGGACGGTCAAACCCGCGCCAGTCGCTCCGCTCAAACGGGCTTGGGAAAGAGCGAAGCAGGAGCCATACGCCCACCGCGCACGCAAGCAACCGGCTGATGATCGTCGAGATGCCTATCCCCTCTATCCCCATCTGCGGGAAGCCCAACTCGCCAAAGATAAACACATAGTTCAGCAGCACGTGAACCACGTTCATTCCGATTGCGATCATCATCGGCCCGCGCGTATTGCCGGTGTTCCGGATCATCACGGTCAGCATCATATTAAGCTCCGTCAAGAGAGAGCAGCCGCCGATAAAGGCCATATAAGTGGTCGCCTGCGGCACCACTTCGGCAGGCGTCCCCATTAGACGCACGATAGTTCCCGAGCCAAAAGCAAACAGCAGGCTAACCAGGACTCCGCCAATCAGCCCGACTTTAATCGCCATCGCCGCGGCGCGTCTCGCCGTATGGGGATCGCCCGCTCCCCATCTGCGCGCGATTACGATCCCTGCCCCGCCGTTAATAAGCACAAAGATTGTAAGCAGGGAACGCATCACCTGATTGGATACGCCTACCGCAGATACCGCATTATCTCCCAAACGGCTGACCATCAGGGAATCAACGGTGCCCATCAGAAACTGTAAAATCAACTCGATAGCGATAGGCCATGCGAGCGTGTATAAAGAAATGGATCTGTCTGTTTTTACCTGAGCCATCGCTTCCCGTACCTCCCAGTTTTATTTAATCCATTTTGCTCCAACTATCCGATATCCACTGGGGCGTTTATGTGTGATAACATTAACCAATATAGAACGTTCACGGGTTAATGTCTTAATGCTTCTTGTTGTTTATTATTCCGATCTTGCTAATCTGATGGCTGGAGGCAGCACCTATGCGAAGTGATTTATGGGAAAATACCGTTATGACCGATCCGGCTCTGCCGATCAATGTGTTCCATCCGACCTTTGGTATCGGATGCTCCCTGCCTCTCCACTGGCATGAGCATTTCGAGCTGATCTACGTCGAAAGCGGCGAGGTTCTCTACACGATTGGCGGACAGCCGTTCCCTACCAAACCGGGCGACATGCTGTTCGTCAACAGCGGCGAGCTTCATTCGGCAGCCTCGCTTAACCCGAACGAGCCTTTTACGGTATACGCGCTTGTGTTTAATCCATCCATACTAGGCCTGAAGGAACCGCATATTGTTGATCTGGTCGCTCCTTACACGAACGGCATGTCCATGATCGCGAGCCGCATTGAACAGACAGATTCGCTGTACCCGCTGCTGAAGCAGACAACGCTGCGGCTAGCCGGAGAATTCGAGCAGAAGCCCCGCGGCTATGAGCTAGCTGTCCGTTCCTACTGCCAGCTGCTCTTCACCTGGCTGAGCCGGGAATTTACCGTCATGCAGCGCAGCGACACCGAGATGAACGCGTTCCGCGCGAGGACCAACCGGTTCAAGGAGCTGCTCACCCGTCTGGAATCCGACGTGGCCGAGCGCGTAACCGTCGAACAGGCAGCCTCTTTTGTCCATATGAGCCCGTATCATTTCTGCCGCATGTTCAAGAAGATAACCGGCCAGACCTTCGTGCAATACATGAATCTTAACCGCATTAACAGAGCCGAATATTTACTGAAAAACACCGCCATGAGCGTCACGGACATCGCAGCCGAGATCGGCTGCAGCAGCATTAACAGCTTCTCGAAGCTATTTCGACAGCTGCGGGGCGTCTCGCCGCGCGACCTTAGAAAGGGGCAGACAATATGAAAAAAGTAACCGCTTTCCCATTAGCGGGACATTTGCTGTCAACAACGGGAGGCAATCTGGTTATGGCCGAGTGGACGGCAGAGGGCTGCACTGAAGGGGCGGAGCCTATGAAAATCGCTCCGCTGCACATTCATCGCGAGGATGATGAGGCATGGTACGTACTGGAAGGAACTCTTGCCTTCCGGATTGACGACCAGACGGTGGAGGCGAACGCAGGCGACGCCGTTATGGTGCCCCGGGGAGCCGCCCATACGTACTGGAATCCAAAGGCCGAGTCCGCACGTTACCTTCTAATCATGACGGTCCGGATCAGCGAATTGATTGAAGCCATCCACGCCGCCCCGGATCGCAGCCCGGAAGGGCTGCGAAGGCTATTTGAAAAGTATGAAACCGAATTCATAGGATGGTAACGGTTTATAAAGAGACAAGAAAGAGTTGTTTGAGCACGAAAAAGCAGACGGGTTCCCGCCTGCTTTTTCGTGCTGTCCTTATCAATGCTCTTCCGCCAAGCCAATATTCACTGGCCCCCGCGCTTGCCGCATCTAGTTTACGTAACGTTTGAAATGACTCGTTCTGCGAACAAGCCTGCAGTGCGACATATAGAGGCGCGTGCTTTTCTTTTGCGTGTGGCTTTTGTAATCCCTTCTCCTAATACAGACGTAATGCCGCTTCGATAAGGAATACACGCGAAAGCCTCTGCGGATGCACCGCCCGACCCAGCCGGAATCCGAGCCGACCTTTTTGAATTCGGGAAACGGGACGCGCTTCCAGACCGACTTCCGAAAGACCAGCGTGCCGCCCTTGATGCTGCGCGAGTACTTCTTTTCTCCGCCCCTGCGGAAAACCATCAGTGAGCGATAGGCCTCGAAATAAATGTAGGAGGTATGTTTGCCTACGATAGACGCCTTGCCGCTCTTGATGGCACGCGCGGCTTCCCGCAAAAATTTGGGCCCGTAATAATCGTCATCGTCAAACTTGGCGATGATGCCGCCCTCGGCCATATTGATGGCGTAATTCAGGCATTTGCCAAGCTTGTATTTCTGGGGGAGCTGAATAACCCTTACTTCGTTCTCCGGGTATTGGTTTGCCCGCTCCTGATATTGTTCGATATCCATCTTGTCGTCATTCAAGACGATAATCATTTGTTTGTCCTTCCAAACCTGCCGATCGTAATTATCGAATACATTATCGATGAATTGGGATCTCATCGTACACGCGATTACGGTGATCATCTTACTTATCATCTCCATTCGGCGCAGCCAGCAGCTTGGCCTCGCGCCGGTTCCATAATGTATTTTTTTTGATTTTGTACAATTTTCCGTCGATGATTTTCTCATACAAACTTAAGAAGCGATCCGTCATGATTAAATCGGAATAGCGGCTTCTGGCGTAACGTCTGCATTCGCTGGCTTTGGGCAGCCTCTTCTTGCGGTATTTAATCTTCATCGCCATTTCGGATGTCGTTTTGCATAAGAGCTGAGGCATTCCTTTAAGCACCTCGGCAACGCCGCCTTTGTTGAAGCCTAGTACGGGCGTGCCGCTGGCCAGCGATTCAATGAGGACCAGTCCGAAAGGTTCATCCCATGTCGACGTGAACAGGACGCAGCTTGCGTTGGCGAGCAGCTCGCGTTTGCGGTCTCCGCCGACGGGGCCGATATAGCTGATTTTACTGCCGAGATGAGGTTTGATTTTAGCATTGAAATAAGCCTTGTCGTTCAGCGTGCCGGCAATAATGAGCCGCATACCCGTTTTTTTGGCAACTTTAATGGCAAGGTGTACACCTTTTTCCTTAATTAATCTTCCCATGAAGAGCAGATAGTTTTGCTTGTCTTTCGTGTAGGTGTAATCCTCCATGCGGATGCCGTTATGGACGGCATAGCCCTTTCGTTTCCCGTATTTGCGGAGAATGAATTTGCTGACGTATACCCGAAGCTGCACGTCTCCCTTGATCCCTTTGGAATGGGAGTTGCTTATAGTCGGAATAGGCGGATTCGCTTTCGCAACGATGCCGTAATGATCGTGTATGATATCCACGTCGGGCGGAAGGTTTTTAATAATAAAGTCCAGCTGCTTTTTCGGATCATCCGACTCGTATTCGAACGTTTGGGTCGCATTCGAGGTTGATCCTTTCTTGGCAAACAGAAACACTTCATGCCCCCGGTTGACCAACTCTTCCGTTAAATAATGCACGTCGCGCTGCGTGCCCCCGTAATCCTTCGGAGGTACAGGAATCGTATTCGTCGATATTTGAGCAATTCTCAAATGTCTCTCAACTCCTTAGGTCCAATCTTCCCATAGGCATTCCTTGTAGGATATGAATGGACTCCTGCGCAGGGCACGGCGCTTGCACCATTATCAGCCACCTACTTTATACCGCGTACAGTATACGCCCATACCAAGTGTAAGCCTTTTTAATAGAATAGTAGAAGTTGATAGAAAGAGGTGAGAAGCTGTTGAAGGGATTGATTCTCTGTGCGGGGAAAGGAAGCCGTTTATATCCGTTTACCAAAAATCGGCCGAAGACGCTTATACCCGTTACAAATACGCCCCTGTTGCAATTATCAATCATGAAGTTAATGGAGCTTGGAATAGATCGTATCGGCATCGTCATCCATCCATCCCAAGAAGCCGACATTCGCGCGCAATTCGGCGAGGGAGAGGCGTTTGGCATTTCGATTACGTACATTTATCAGCATGCACCGAAAGGAATCGCGAACGCGCTCAAAAATGCGGAATATTATTTATCGGGCGAACCGTTCCTGCTTCTTCTGGGAGATAATCTGATTTCCGCTCCGTTATCCGATCTGAAGTACGATGTCGAGCATGGCGGTGTACAAGCGTCCTTATTGCTTGCGGAAGTTGCGGACCCGCAGGATTACGGCATCGCGGAGATCCAGGATTCGCGAATCATAGGTCTGGAAGAAAAACCGGTACATCCGAAGTCGAATTTAGCGGTTATAGGGGGTTACGCGTTTACGAAGGAGATCTTTGGAGCCGTGAACAAAATTACACCCTCTAAGCGTGGCGAGTACGAAATAACGGATGCGATTCAGTGGTTGATCGAGCAGCGTTACGACGTCGCTTACCGCGTGACCGACCAATTGAACATCGACGTGGGCACGAAGGATCGATGGCTGCTGGCCAATCGAAAACTGCTGGAAGCCGAAGCCCTGCAGAAACGGGTTCACGACTCCGTCCAGATGGAGCGCTGCACAATCGTAGAGCCGGTATCGATTGATAAGGACTGCGTGCTGAAGGATTGCCGGATTGGCCCTTACGTTTCGGTGGGTGCGGGATCCAGACTGGAAAATTGCCAAATCGAGAGCAGCATTATTTTGAATGGAGTTCATATGAAAGATCTCCCGTTCCCTATTAAAAATGTTATTATCGGCGAACATTCCATTGTCGCCGGGGGACTGATGGATAAAGAGGTGAAGGAGCCTTGAAAATTCTGATTATCGGCACGGGCTATGTTGGAGCCACGACCGCAATGGTTTTTGCCGAGATCGGCTGGCAGGTAACCGGACTGGATATCGATGCTGGCAAAATCGAACGGTTAAAGAAGGGACAACTGCATTTTCACGAGCCCGGCCTTGAAGGCCTGATTGCCAAGCATGTGCAAAGCGGCCGTTTGCGGTTTACGACTAATAAAGAAACCGCCATTAAAGAGCACGACGTTATTTTCCTTTGCGTAGGAACGCCATCGCTGCCGGATGGAAGCGCAGACCTGCGCTACGTTGGGCAAGCCGCCGAGGATATCGGGCGTTTGATGAATGGCTATAAACTTATTGTCACTAAAAGCACCGTACCGGTCGGAACGCAAGAGCTGATTAAGAAGTGGATAGAAGCAGCGCAGCAAACGGCCTATCCCTTCGACGTCGCTTCCAATCCCGAATTTCTGAGGGAAGGCAAGGCCGTCGAAGACGCTTTGCGGCCCGACCGCATCGTAATCGGTACCGATAGCCAGCGGGCAACGGAGCAGCTTAAGAAGCTGTATTGGTCTTTTGCCTGCCCTTGGATTTTAACGACGCCAAGAACCGCGGAGCTTATCAAATATGCATCCAATTCGTTTCTCGCAACGAAAATATCGTATATGAACGAGCTTGCGAGACTTTGCGACGAGCTGGAGGTCAACGTAAAGGAGATTGCAGAAGGAATGGGCCTTGATCCCCGGATTGGGCCAAGCTTCCTGCAAGCCGGCCTGGGGTACGGAGGTTCCTGTTTTCCCAAGGATGTCTCGGAACTCGTTACGACTTCGGGAAAGCATCACGTAAATCTTCGTATCTTGGAGGGAGTCATAGAAGTCAATCGCACGCAGCACGCTTATTTACTCGACAAGGCGCGGTCGCGCCTTAGCGGATTTACGGACAAAACGGTTGCGGTACTGGGGCTGGCATTCAAGCCGGATACGGACGATATTCGGGAAGCGCCTGCTTTACGGATCATCGATCAATTGTTACTCGAGCAGGCCAACGTGCAGTTGTATGATCCCATTGCGTCTTTACCGGCTCATGCTTCCTACAAGGCGGTTAAGGCCTGTTCCTCAGCCGAAGAAGCCTTGAGAGGCGCGGATGCGATTATCCTATGCACGGAATGGCCCGAATTCGGACAGCTCGATTGGAAGAAAGCGAAGAAGCTTCTCGGGCAGCCGAACTTCTTTGACGGACGCAATATGACGGACGCTAAACGGCTGCGCGCTCTCGGGTATTATTACAAAGGCATCGGCAGCGGTTATTGATTCGTTTTTTCAGATAAAGAAAGGCTGGCCTCCAAGTCCAATGACTTGAGGCCAGCCTGCTATTTTACGTCCTAAATAATTTCGAGATCGTCAATTCCCGGCATTGGCGGATGAGCCGCATGCGGCTCCAGCTGATACCAGTACGCGACGGATGCGATGTCGTCCTGAAGCGGCAGATAACGCCCATGCGAACGCCAGCCAAGCGCTTGGATCGTTACCCTCAGATCATCCTCGAAGCGGATCGGATCCATCACATGGAACCGGTACATGCCAAAGCGCTGATTCGCCTTGTACAAGCCGTCAGCCTTAATCGCCTGATGCATCCCGAGGAATGGCGTGGAATACGTCACATACTGCCCGTTCATGTCCCAGTTCCAGGCACCGCCGAAGTAATCCTCCGTCCCCGTGCTGCAGATCGTCGGATATTCCTTGTCTCCGTCCATGTAGAACTTAACCTCTCCCTCGCCCCACCAGTTGTTGCTGTTCACCTGCCAGGCGAGATAGGTACCGACGTAATGCCCTTTACCTTTAATGCCGTCAACAATCGTATGGACATCCTTGTACGGGACCGGATTGCTGCGGCGCCACTGAGCGTGGAAATACGCCATATCGTCCGGAACGTCCGTCAGCGTGTAGTTGATCTGATAATACAAGACCGTCGATTCATGCGACAGATTCTGCATGACGATCCGCGCCTTTTTACGGAAAGGCATTTCCCAATAGCTGTTAAAGCCGCCCGCCGGATTAACCGAAATCGGAAGCGAGTTCACAAGCGCGCGTTCGCCCCAGCCGTTGCAGAAGAAATCTCCGACCGGCACGTACACGGAAGGCTCCTCTTCCTCATCCCAATAAATTTTGAAGATTAACGATCTTACAACCTGATGCGAGCAGGTCAGCCAAATATTTTGGATGACGCCCGGCCCGTCGATAACCCCCATCGTAAACTCCTGATGACCCGCGATGCTGACCGAAGGGGATACCTTCCAGCCAACGCCTAGGTCACGGGCGGCTTGAGCTCCCGTCCCGTCCGATGCCATGGCGCCTTTGCCCTTCTCGCCCGTAAAGTTTTCCGGGGAAATCGATCTCGATACCGCATTCGAAATTCTCGCCAAATTGCCAAGTCCCATACCTAATCCGTTAAAAGCGTTCATGTAATTGAGTAGCCTCCCAGGATATAAATTGCAGGTGGTCTTGCCCGCTTACGCCCTTACGCGTTTACGGCTTCCGTGACGTCGATTGCCTTGATCGTTACCTTGGAGGCTTGGAGTCCCTCCGCCGCTGCCGTGACAACAATGTCCCCGGCTTCGGTTGTTGCTCTTACATAAGCGAGAAGCTTGCCGCGATGGGCTTTGCG
This region of Paenibacillus sp. JDR-2 genomic DNA includes:
- a CDS encoding extracellular solute-binding protein, translated to MGKMLKSAMVLLVLMMCWALAACSVNTGNSGNGIAEDPTNSNANSLEADASHKKISTDEPAWKLDTTPITFDWYINFDWFTSKWGGNAVSDYITKKTGVSLNFIVPAGDAGEKLNTMMSARSLPDFITLGWYEDAVQKMINGDMVLPLNELADEYDPYFFKVADPAKLSWYTQSNGNVYGYPNASSSPADYQKYGQLFTSNQTFVVRKDLYEALGKPDMSTPEGFLGALKAAKEKFPEVDGQPLIPIGLHEFTETGNYSLDEYLQNFLAIPKQKNGKLYDRRSDPTYLKWLKVFRQANEDGLMPTDVYIDEKRLEKDEKISQGRYFAMLYQWSDFTEINQMLYQKDPNKVYIAIDGPANDAHDAPTLAGNGISGWTVTLISKNVKDKKRAMAFLSYLLSEEGNKDLYLGEKGVTYDTIDGKDQFLPAAMNLLNTNRQAFDKKYGASYMYWMLMDTNMNLAWMTGMDAEPAKQIADWTRGKTISMAEFDSLDPDPTTKEGIAEGEQTRLWAETLPKLLMSGSDAEFDQLFTEFLNTITKDPEYEEIAASRQAAYERNIEKLKSSFKQ
- a CDS encoding LysR family transcriptional regulator; this encodes MFRQLECFIQICKEGSFTKAADVLLISQPTLSQQIRFLELEVGAPLFERFGRGVKITADGEILYEKALSVMRLIEESKKETYELRYARVNKLSIGISPTNFFRLTSRFREFHDQHPDITLKFASAENTTQQLLNDSIDIGVTDHYNPNKEIHILHLYKEEQALIVYKDHPWADRTSISFHELEDLESSLFVGDMRLTDYIHASSVKISENLLSMFESTSTEILLSMVLQKMGVAILPASIIEGFPGQELKMIRLVSPTPLREIKLVFKKYHYNNPSVQKCIEFFQQ
- a CDS encoding LysR family transcriptional regulator, giving the protein MELRQLEYFIQVCKSGSFTKAKEELGVTQPTLSQQIRVLEGEYNIQLFDRVSRGVEITEAGKILLNKGNAIMNLLEEARNEIDGRNDRFGETIAIGCCPAELEYLAPFFMKFHQKHPNILLRIMDIENAEKKVMEQRVDFGITAYPVSDDSVISTHLYRQEMALLVHSDHSLADQTSIPFQSLKQMNSIMFREQNKSLIDRYCFSYGFTLKSIIETSSTSVLLHWIRHGLGAALIPTSLLESIRDDSLRIVKLEGHIPYWDISLLYLKSANMKSTARLFIQEMDSYVREDEVNLLCSGN
- a CDS encoding MATE family efflux transporter; the encoded protein is MAQVKTDRSISLYTLAWPIAIELILQFLMGTVDSLMVSRLGDNAVSAVGVSNQVMRSLLTIFVLINGGAGIVIARRWGAGDPHTARRAAAMAIKVGLIGGVLVSLLFAFGSGTIVRLMGTPAEVVPQATTYMAFIGGCSLLTELNMMLTVMIRNTGNTRGPMMIAIGMNVVHVLLNYVFIFGELGFPQMGIEGIGISTIISRLLACAVGVWLLLRSFPSPFERSDWRGFDRPLLKEMVGIGLPNLGNAASWGYSQIVTLAIVSSMGAAQLAAFSYFNIIQQLPWLIGNSIGMAVQIQCGQLYGGRKYDDVYRAPYRAAMIGMVPTFTLAVLLYAFGHTTIGWFTSDQKITGILLPLFFWCMIWQPMRTWTYSFIQSLTAIGEAKFVAMSSMLGMWIFATGGAYVFGVVLDMGIMGVLAGLLLDELFRAILVGTRWIRRRKLPRQQGESASAVQTVGMN
- a CDS encoding AraC family transcriptional regulator, giving the protein MRSDLWENTVMTDPALPINVFHPTFGIGCSLPLHWHEHFELIYVESGEVLYTIGGQPFPTKPGDMLFVNSGELHSAASLNPNEPFTVYALVFNPSILGLKEPHIVDLVAPYTNGMSMIASRIEQTDSLYPLLKQTTLRLAGEFEQKPRGYELAVRSYCQLLFTWLSREFTVMQRSDTEMNAFRARTNRFKELLTRLESDVAERVTVEQAASFVHMSPYHFCRMFKKITGQTFVQYMNLNRINRAEYLLKNTAMSVTDIAAEIGCSSINSFSKLFRQLRGVSPRDLRKGQTI
- a CDS encoding cupin domain-containing protein — translated: MKKVTAFPLAGHLLSTTGGNLVMAEWTAEGCTEGAEPMKIAPLHIHREDDEAWYVLEGTLAFRIDDQTVEANAGDAVMVPRGAAHTYWNPKAESARYLLIMTVRISELIEAIHAAPDRSPEGLRRLFEKYETEFIGW
- a CDS encoding glycosyltransferase family 2 protein; amino-acid sequence: MITVIACTMRSQFIDNVFDNYDRQVWKDKQMIIVLNDDKMDIEQYQERANQYPENEVRVIQLPQKYKLGKCLNYAINMAEGGIIAKFDDDDYYGPKFLREAARAIKSGKASIVGKHTSYIYFEAYRSLMVFRRGGEKKYSRSIKGGTLVFRKSVWKRVPFPEFKKVGSDSGWVGRCIRRGFRVYSLSKRHYVCIRRRDYKSHTQKKSTRLYMSHCRLVRRTSHFKRYVN